ACCGAGTACAGAACATTACACTCTACTTGCAAAACTAGTCCAATTGTCTGTGAAACCTGGAAACATGTATTGTAACCTCCACATTCACAAAATCATCAATACAAGCCGCTGTTGGTATATGGGTTAAGGTTTTGCTCTAAACTAAGTAAATGAAGGAAAAGAATGAATTCAAACTTTGTCAGCACAGAAATTGCTTTAGGTCCTGCACATGGAAGCATGTATTACCATGGAATTCCTGAAAGTAGAAACAAATAGAGACTTCAGAAATGTGCAGGTCAAGATTTTTGTCCAAAACTGAAACATAACCCAGAAAAAGCCTTTCTTCAAGTAGCcaataaatggcaaatgtagcaGCAATTATTGAGCTTCTGTCAAATgttggtgccttgagagagggaaGGATTGAGAGGGGGACCAAGGTTCTGGGGCACACACGGTAGCTTCATTGACAAATTTAACAATTGCCCCTCCCCAATAATTCTACGAGCAAATAGTCCAAGGCACCCTCATCTTCATGTCAAGGTGAGGTCACtatcccaattttttttttttttttgacaagcTCCCAACTTTAGATCTTGAATTACATTAGCCTTATCTATCACATTTCAAAGCACAAACATTAAGTGCTACTATTATTTGTCTCCCTTTGCATGGCAAAGCAACCTCCTTTGCCCATTTGAGTGACCCTTCTATAAAGGATGTGATTGGCCGCCGCCACCTCCCTCACCACGCAAAACACAGACTTCCAATTAATCCCCACCTGTCCATATCATAGTGTGATTGGTTAAACTCGAGCATCATCAAATGGGTTTACTACTAAATTCCTAAATGGGTTGGTATTTCAACTTGTAGTTAAGCAAATTTCACCTATATTTGCAGAAAAATCTCACATTTACAATGTGGACCAGTTGGTTTGTCTTcggatctggagacattactggTAGAGAAGACTGAAAGAGGCGAGAGCCCATGCCCCTACGAGGGAAGGTTCATTAACACTATGGATGTACATACACCCTAGAGGTAAAAGGTTTTCAGGGGATGGGATGGGCACGAGATGAATGTGAAGTGACTGGGGATTGCACGTGACGAGTAACGGTCACGTTCAATTGGTGGCGTTGCGGTGGCAGTGACCGTTGTAGCATTAATTGCCTGAGCTTGGGATCCTGCATGCTTTTTTACTAATTCTAGTTTCCTTTTGATCGTTGAAAATGGAATTCCCCATTTTGGTCGAAAGATGAATGAAGAATCCGTGAGAGAAAGGTGGCATCCTATACTCATTTGATCCTCTACCCAATCATAATCATGCATGGCTATTGGGTGTTCttgtgattttttttaatttattattgtttGCACCCACCTGGGTTTTGCATCCAATGAATTTGCAACAATCGTTATAGGTTTGTGCTTTGTACAATCACTACAATTTTGATGTGATTATGCATATTGTAAGTTGtgcttagaattttttttatagaTTATTAAGAATTTTTAGAAGGATAAAATTATCCCCAGATGTTATTAATGACTTTTCATTGGATGCCAATGGTCAAAGGATTTGGAATTTACCACATTTAGTGGTAAAAAGCTAGGATGAAAGTGCCATTGATTTACTCAATTCACAAGCCAAAAAAGAATAGACGACAAGCCATCAAAACGACTCAACTTAATATGAAAGCTAAAATTATATGGGGACTTCCAAAGCTAAATGAAATAATGACATCTAATCTAATCCAATGAATAAGCTCTGAATTTTGACGACCCattttcttaataaaaaaaaaagaaaagaaatacaaaTTCTTGCCGCAGACCGTACACCCATGTTCACGTTCCTCCACATGTGGACCTAAGCAAAGATGCCTCCCCAGGTGCTACAAAACGAGCATTGACAAACCAAAATCAAAAATCCAAGCGGTACTTGCTTCTCTCTATTATTACTCACAGCAAGAGAGAGGTGTGAATACTGTGAAAGCTGAAAAACATCCTCCAACTTTGCCTCTCCTAACTATCCCATCTTCATGTAAGGCAACCTTCAGTTGGACCCTGGCCTACCCCTGCCCCCCACAATGGCAATTTTATCCATCAAGTTTCTTTGAAATTACAACAATCCTTACGGGACCATCTCCTAATTGGATGTGGGTTTCCTTGCAAAACCACTTTCCCACTCACAACCACAAACACCTCGTTGTTCTGTCTCTTAAAAGCTAAACGCTAAGAAGGTTTCTGCTGTCAGTTTTCCCTCTGGAAACCCCAATATCTTTTTTCCCAAATTCCAATGTCcactattaaataataataataataataataataataataattctttcttttcaaataaaaaaatgaaaaagaccAACATATTCCTTTTCCCTCTAAACTCTagcttaaatattttaattttatttattttataaaaatattttaaaaaaaatatttccataaaaaatattttttatatataaattaatttttataaaacaatCAGAATTCATTTTTTCACTGGCGTGCTAACTCTACTATCAACATCACAACAtttctatatataaaaaaaagaaaaaaactttCCTTGTTCGGAACGACGCCGTGGGGATAAATAAAGCCTGGCCTTAAAAATGATAAAATACGCTGTGCTCGGCTGCTAGCACACAAACGGGGCCCCAACAACGGCTCTTTTCATTCAAAAAGATTCACACGTGCGCTGATGCTTATTTTAAAAAGCTGAGCCAGTTAAGCTCGATCATAGCAAAATCCACTTGCATAATATGAGCTGTAACCATTTCATTTGGCACAAGAAACATATGATAAATTAATAAACatcaaaaaaattattaaaaaaaggagaaaatagcaataataaattaataatgccTCGGTAAATTATTTATACATATGAACAATCGTGTAATTTTAaccctctcatttttctttttttttttatttttttaaagtctTTTATACTCTTTGTTTCATCGTACAACGCGTTTCCCCGTGTATTttcaattttcagtatttaaaaaGGGAAACCCAAACCCCCGAGGCTTTAAtatgggaaaaaaaaaataaaaaaagaatctCGATGCCGACTTTATGACCGAGAAACCGACTCAGCCAATTTCCCGATTTTCTCAACCAGCACAGGTGACAATTTTTTAGCCGGTTTCCTTTCCTTTTCCGGTCGAAAATCAAACCCTAATGCGTCCGAAACTTCTTCAGAGCTCCACCCAGCCTTTCGGAGGGAGTCGGAGAACCGATCCGCTTTCAAGAGTAAAGCGTCTAGGACTGCTTGATTATCCAACATAACCATCTCCCCCTCGAAGAAACCGGATGCTGACACGTGGACGATCTCGGCTATGTCAGCTTCGCTCCAACCGCCATCTCTCAAAACTGACCCGATTTGCACTATGTACTCATCCACCCATTTTGGCATCTCCGATCTCGGCATATCGAAAAACCGCTCCGGCGACGATGAATCTGATGATGAAGACGCCGAGTTTCGCCTCCGACGGTCAACTGCTGCGTCGCTCCAGAACTCCACCCATCTGGGGGTTCTCGCTCCGTTAGCTGTGCCCATATCCAAGCTTCTACGTGGATAATTTGTTGAAGAACCAGCCGATTTCTCGCTAACGGATCTTTGCTTCTTTAGAAGTATGGGGTCAGACTCGGAGCACCGGAAGAGGGACTCACGGTCGAAAAAATCAGATAGATCCAAACCGCAGCAGAAAATCCGATTCTCATCGACGAAAAAGATGGGGTTACCAGCCAAAGAAGGTTGACAGGGAATGTAACAATGGTTGAAAATTGGAATCAAAAGTGGAGCTCTCTTCAGTGCATTTCTTGCCACCCTCAATGCCTTTTCCGGGTCGGATGGTCTGGGACCCCATGACTTGGACCAGAGGGTGTTGCGTGCGATTTGAAATGAGATAGCAGCGATAGGAAGATCAAGCGAGGCACGGAGATGGAGGCGAGCACCGCCTGAGCGCCAATCCGGGAAGCCAGGACCAACAGGCAAACCAGCGGAGAGTACGGCGCGAAGATCGGGAGGGAAAGCGAAGCCAAACTCTGCTTCAGCCCGAGCGAACTCAGCGTCAGAAAGACCCGGCTGAACTTGGATTCCTGAGTTACGTAAATGGGTTATAACTTTGTCAGCCAGAGAAGAGAAAGAGACAAGACCGTTACGGACAGGAAGAGAAGAAGCTGTTGAAGGAGCAGCAGCTCGGGCAGAAAGACGGCGAAGGCCAGCTATATGAGCCGGATTGAGACCGGTCATCCTCCGGTCAACGTCGACCATTGTgtgagccaaaaaaaaaaaatctgcaggGTTCCTGTAAGTCACTGCACTTACAGTCTCCGGAGGGTGAAAAGAAACTGAAGTTCTCAGAGTTTGAGGCTTCTTTTGCGTATGCTTTGATTGCTAGAAAGGGAGGACGAAGAAGAAGTGAAGTGCAAATCGAGAAAAGCGAAAGCAGCTGGAGTGGAGTGGCTTTTGAGAGAGAGGGGCAAGGAGGTTACGGTGTAAATAAAGGATTGGTATTTATAGCTGTAAAAGAGTGGAACCCACTTGTTAGATTTTGGAAACTGGTGGGTTGCACTCGCATGCAAATTCCCTTAATTAACCTCGGATGTTTAATGATAATTAAGTGGTTAAGGTTAGATAATTACAGGGTCAAGTGCGGTAATGAAAGAGAGAGTGGAACAACGGCTCCTTAAAGGGGAAAAAGTATGGTAATTGGGTGGTGATTATGTTGGGAGGAGAAACATCACTTTTTAACGGGATTTTAGCATCCGATTATCTCTGTggttaattttatttgtaaatataataataaacgtTAAACACTGTTTAGCTTTTGGAATGTGGTGTTTTGCTTGAGGTATGAATAATCTGTGGCCCATAAGAAATCATAGGTTTTGTTGACAGCTGAGATAAAGAGAAGCACACAATCATAATGGCGCCTAGTTGTATGCTAACGTTAAcggctttctttctttctttcttttttattatttttttttttatagaagtaaaaaaaaaaaaaaagttaattaaatCATTGGATATCCTCGCAAGAATATTAGCAAAGATATCTCTGCTGTTTTCGGTGCCCTACTGTgctttcttattaattaattaggttataaAAAGTCTACTCATTACACTCACTTTTTTTAGgaggccaaaaaaaaaaagaaactaaaatatctgcctaaataatttttttttgttataaattagtttaattaaagtGGAAATTGGAACATGTGATTTGAGGGCATTTTGTTTTAATTTCCAAgtcattttcatttatttaagagTAATGTAAACTTAATAGACTCACGAGCTGCCTGAGCTAGAATTAATCTTTTTCTTTCCAGTAGTGGATGCGGTTGAGAGGTTGCAACTACAACATCTTTTGATTAAATGCAAtactaattctttttttttttttttaaaaaaaacccACCATGGAAAATTGTAAATCTTTCATGTTCTtcctcaataataataataaaattggtTGTTggcttaattataattataaaaaaaattattgatttaATAATTGAGTATGtaatttaaaatagaaaaatttatatttatgatTTATCAAGATAGTGGCATTTGGGTGGCATatcaaaaaaattacagaagctaAGGACGAGATTAACCTTTAGTCTCGTTGGATTATGAAATGATGAAGACGATGTGTATGGATGGATGAGGACAGGAATAGTAAGTATATATTATGGGGTGTGTTTGGAAAGGAAGCCAACGGCCGGCGGTTGCCAATTGGTCAATCCCTTGGCTTGGACTCACATTCCTTTGATATAATTatacttttaaataattttttaggaAATTTTTCTAATTGTAGGTATTTTAGGGTTTGCAAGAAGTGGGAATGGCAGATAACAAGAGAAAATTTTGACCATTAATTAGAGGTTGTCACTTGAAATGAATAGTGAACTCATTGATAAAGTTGAGCAATCAAAACCCAACCCTAAGGAAGTGGATTGATGTGTAGGCAGGCAAACCAATAATAAAACCTCAAAGCCACCCTGCAGGGATTCAACTTTGATTAAACCTTCACCAACCCATCTACTCACCTCTATATATATTTACTCCCACACATTCCTTTCAATCTGTAGTTGAAAGGCAAATATTAAATATACCAATCCATTTTCCAAGTGAATTCCACCTAAACAGTCAAATCtattaacaaaaaatattataaatttaatcttatataaaaataacataaactcttaaattaaattaaggaaCATGTGAGGATGCCCTTGATCAAGGAAAAATGATAATTTGGATTTAACTAAGGCTTAATCATTTGGTCGGTTAAGATTTATCTGTTTGATTGTGGAGTATGAATCTTGAAAATCCTTAAATGAGAATAAAACTATcagaatttcaatcttaatatatTGTAATATTAAATAGACAGTTGATTACTAAATTATTAACcccaatatattttatatatatattaaaaaaaaaaaccaacttGCACCTTTAATTAGTTTCTAAGTACTTGTATATCACTCAACAAAACTCctcttatttatattaataaatatgaCTTTTTGTGGTATGCATGCCCATAtagatatttattaattatttatttgttgtttactGTTTTTCATGataattgaaaaaataattaaattatttaacttataataaaattttttataatttaactaAATTACTCTTTATCTTATCTAATTAAGAGAGATGGAGATAACaagattaattatataaaattataaaaataattttgtacTTAGTAAAAATAAgggtaaaattataaaaaaaattaatgcacCTTAATTGTCTCAAAGTgacatataattttaaaaaaataaattttaaaaaataataataaaaatagacaaaattaaGCAAAGAAAAAGATTTTTTAATGACTGTAAATATacacttattaaaatttatttaactcTAATTATATGGAGAATTTCAATTTTACTTACATATTATATAGGAAACTG
This sequence is a window from Hevea brasiliensis isolate MT/VB/25A 57/8 chromosome 10, ASM3005281v1, whole genome shotgun sequence. Protein-coding genes within it:
- the LOC110662930 gene encoding uncharacterized protein LOC110662930 translates to MVDVDRRMTGLNPAHIAGLRRLSARAAAPSTASSLPVRNGLVSFSSLADKVITHLRNSGIQVQPGLSDAEFARAEAEFGFAFPPDLRAVLSAGLPVGPGFPDWRSGGARLHLRASLDLPIAAISFQIARNTLWSKSWGPRPSDPEKALRVARNALKRAPLLIPIFNHCYIPCQPSLAGNPIFFVDENRIFCCGLDLSDFFDRESLFRCSESDPILLKKQRSVSEKSAGSSTNYPRRSLDMGTANGARTPRWVEFWSDAAVDRRRRNSASSSSDSSSPERFFDMPRSEMPKWVDEYIVQIGSVLRDGGWSEADIAEIVHVSASGFFEGEMVMLDNQAVLDALLLKADRFSDSLRKAGWSSEEVSDALGFDFRPEKERKPAKKLSPVLVEKIGKLAESVSRS